The following are encoded together in the Flavobacterium sp. TR2 genome:
- the ald gene encoding alanine dehydrogenase has product MIIGVPKEIKNNENRVALTPAGVSEMKKHGHTVYVQSTAGLGSGFADEEYAQAGAVILPTIEEVYAIAEMIIKVKEPIASEYPLIKKDQLLFTYFHFASSEELTHAMLEKGAVCLAYETVEKTDRSLPLLVPMSEVAGRMAIQQGAKYLEKPLKGRGILLGGVPGVPPAKVLVLGGGIVGTQAAKMAAGLGAQVTIMDLSLPRLRQLDDIMPANVNTEMSNHYNITRAIKDADLIVGAVLIPGAKAPHLITRDMLKLMRPGTVVVDVAVDQGGCIETCTPTTHENPTFIIDDIVHYCVANMPGAVPYTSTLALTNATLPYAVQLANKGWEKACAENEELNKGLNVANGKILYKGVAEAWNLPFNEEIVLANA; this is encoded by the coding sequence ATGATAATAGGTGTTCCTAAAGAAATAAAAAATAATGAAAACAGAGTTGCTTTAACTCCTGCAGGTGTTTCAGAAATGAAAAAACACGGACATACAGTTTATGTACAATCTACTGCTGGTTTAGGAAGTGGTTTCGCAGATGAAGAATATGCTCAAGCTGGTGCGGTAATTTTACCAACTATTGAAGAAGTTTATGCAATTGCAGAAATGATCATTAAAGTAAAAGAGCCTATCGCTTCTGAATACCCATTGATCAAAAAAGATCAATTATTATTCACTTATTTCCACTTTGCTTCTTCTGAAGAATTAACTCATGCAATGCTTGAAAAAGGTGCCGTTTGTTTAGCTTACGAAACAGTAGAAAAAACAGACAGAAGTTTACCATTATTAGTTCCAATGTCTGAAGTTGCTGGTCGTATGGCAATTCAACAAGGAGCAAAATACCTAGAGAAACCATTAAAAGGAAGAGGAATTCTTTTGGGAGGTGTTCCAGGTGTGCCACCAGCAAAAGTATTAGTTTTAGGTGGAGGAATCGTAGGAACTCAAGCTGCAAAAATGGCTGCTGGGTTAGGTGCTCAAGTTACTATCATGGACTTAAGCTTACCACGTTTACGTCAATTGGACGATATCATGCCAGCAAACGTAAACACAGAAATGTCTAACCACTACAACATCACAAGAGCGATTAAAGATGCAGACTTAATTGTTGGAGCAGTTTTAATTCCAGGAGCAAAAGCGCCACACTTAATTACTCGTGATATGCTTAAATTAATGCGTCCAGGAACTGTAGTTGTTGACGTAGCCGTAGATCAAGGAGGATGTATTGAAACTTGTACTCCTACAACTCACGAAAACCCAACATTCATCATTGATGATATCGTTCACTACTGTGTAGCTAATATGCCAGGAGCTGTTCCTTACACTTCTACTTTAGCTTTAACAAACGCAACTTTACCATACGCTGTACAATTAGCAAACAAAGGATGGGAAAAAGCTTGTGCAGAAAATGAAGAATTAAATAAAGGATTAAACGTAGCAAATGGAAAAATCCTTTACAAAGGAGTTGCAGAAGCTTGGAATCTTCCTTTTAACGAAGAAATAGTATTAGCAAACGCATAG
- a CDS encoding GNAT family N-acetyltransferase has translation MITLKGDSIYLRALEPQDLEFIYSIENDENIWEVSNTQTPYSRFLIKQYLENAHQDIYEAKQLRLAICQDEDFPAIGLIDLFDFDPRNNRAGIGIVIQKEENQGKNIGSEALELLIKYSFHNLNLHQLYANIGVQNVASIALFTKFGFKKIGIKKDWILYHNHYHDEAIFQLINKQI, from the coding sequence ATGATAACATTAAAAGGCGATTCGATTTATTTGCGGGCACTCGAACCTCAAGATTTAGAATTCATTTATTCTATAGAAAATGATGAAAATATCTGGGAAGTAAGCAATACGCAGACTCCATACAGCCGTTTTTTGATTAAGCAATATTTAGAGAATGCCCATCAGGATATTTATGAAGCAAAACAGCTTCGTTTGGCAATCTGTCAAGATGAAGATTTTCCTGCAATTGGGTTGATTGATTTGTTTGATTTTGATCCTAGAAATAATAGGGCAGGAATTGGCATTGTCATTCAGAAAGAAGAAAACCAAGGAAAAAACATTGGTTCTGAGGCTTTAGAGCTTTTAATAAAATATTCTTTTCATAATTTAAACCTGCATCAATTGTATGCAAATATTGGTGTGCAAAATGTAGCGAGTATTGCACTTTTTACTAAATTTGGTTTTAAGAAAATCGGAATAAAGAAAGACTGGATTTTGTATCATAACCACTATCATGATGAAGCAATTTTTCAGCTAATTAATAAACAAATTTAA
- the mltG gene encoding endolytic transglycosylase MltG: MSLKKIITISAVAIISVLLIYGFILISKIFSSNTKFEEKEVYVYVPTDANYADVKKILAPYVKNFDNFELVAEKRDYPQNVKSGRFLLKKDMNNIDLVRAMRSNIPVKLVFNNQERLENFAGRIGKEIEADSLSLLKAIKDSTFLAANGFNEDNVFAMFIPNTYEIYWNTSAEKFRDKMIKEYHNFWTADRIAKAKAQGLTPVQATILASIVHKESVKKDERPRIAGVYLNRLRLEMPLQADPTVIYALKLRDNNFDQVIKRVFYNDLVMRSPYNTYVNKGLPPGPIAMPDITALEAVLNPEKNDYIYFCASVDRFGYHEFAATLAEHNVNAKKYSDWIASQGVTR, encoded by the coding sequence TTGAGTCTAAAAAAAATAATCACTATAAGTGCTGTAGCCATCATTTCAGTTTTGTTGATTTATGGTTTTATATTAATAAGTAAAATATTTAGTTCTAATACTAAATTTGAAGAAAAAGAAGTGTACGTCTATGTGCCAACAGATGCAAACTATGCTGATGTAAAGAAAATATTGGCGCCTTACGTAAAGAATTTTGACAATTTTGAATTGGTTGCCGAAAAAAGAGACTATCCGCAAAATGTAAAATCGGGTCGTTTTCTTTTAAAGAAAGATATGAATAATATCGATCTAGTGCGAGCAATGCGTTCTAATATTCCGGTTAAGTTGGTTTTTAATAATCAGGAGCGTTTAGAAAATTTTGCTGGAAGAATTGGAAAAGAAATTGAAGCTGATAGTTTATCTCTATTGAAAGCGATTAAAGATTCGACATTCTTAGCAGCAAACGGATTTAATGAAGATAACGTTTTTGCAATGTTTATTCCAAATACTTATGAGATTTATTGGAATACATCGGCAGAAAAGTTCCGTGATAAAATGATAAAAGAATATCATAATTTTTGGACAGCTGATAGAATCGCTAAAGCAAAAGCACAAGGTCTAACACCTGTACAGGCAACAATTCTGGCCTCAATTGTGCACAAAGAATCTGTTAAAAAAGATGAAAGGCCTCGCATTGCCGGAGTTTATTTAAATCGTTTGCGATTAGAAATGCCTTTGCAAGCAGATCCAACAGTTATTTATGCTTTAAAATTAAGAGACAATAATTTTGACCAAGTTATTAAAAGAGTTTTTTACAATGATTTGGTAATGAGGTCTCCTTACAATACTTATGTCAACAAAGGACTTCCCCCTGGACCAATCGCGATGCCTGATATTACAGCATTAGAAGCAGTTTTGAATCCTGAGAAGAACGATTATATTTATTTCTGTGCAAGCGTTGACCGTTTCGGATATCACGAGTTTGCTGCAACACTGGCAGAACACAATGTAAATGCAAAAAAATATTCTGACTGGATCGCAAGTCAGGGAGTAACTAGATAA
- a CDS encoding Lrp/AsnC family transcriptional regulator, with protein sequence MALDEIDRKILRLLQEDAHYTLKDIANKINLSLTPVHDRVKRLEKDGIIEKYVTLLDKKKLGNNLTVYCQVTLTKQTYDTSEGFNQSILNLPEVVECNYVSGNFDYMLKIIIPDMESYHHFHQKKLSVLPEVSLINTVFVISEVKSTTVLPI encoded by the coding sequence ATGGCTTTAGATGAAATTGACAGAAAAATATTGCGCCTTTTGCAAGAAGACGCGCATTACACTTTAAAAGACATTGCAAACAAAATAAATTTGTCTTTAACTCCTGTTCATGACCGAGTGAAACGTCTTGAAAAAGATGGTATTATCGAGAAATATGTGACGCTTTTGGATAAGAAAAAACTCGGAAATAATTTGACAGTTTATTGCCAAGTTACGCTAACAAAACAGACTTATGATACATCGGAAGGATTTAATCAGTCAATATTGAATTTGCCTGAAGTTGTCGAATGCAATTACGTTTCAGGTAACTTCGATTATATGCTGAAAATCATAATTCCAGATATGGAAAGCTATCATCATTTTCATCAAAAAAAATTATCGGTTCTGCCTGAAGTTTCTTTAATAAATACGGTTTTTGTGATTTCGGAAGTAAAGAGCACTACGGTTCTTCCTATTTAG
- a CDS encoding trypsin-like peptidase domain-containing protein: MKRFSALFLVSLLSGAITLGAYKLLFESNNSFFGKGNSVVTLAPNSYGKNVGLGAEILDFTEAADKTVHTVVHVKNVSRRTVSNPMLEFFYGYGGQQQQEQVGTGSGVIISEDGYIVTNNHVIKDATEIEITLNNKKSYKAKLIGTDSKMDIALLKINADEKLPYTAFANSDNVKVGEWVLAVGNPYNLTSTVTAGIVSAKARNLDQSGIQSFIQTDAAVNPGNSGGALVNARGELIGINTMISSMTGSYVGYSFAVPSNIARKIIEDIMEYGNVQRGILGVEGGELNATASKELGVTETQGFYINRVSKNSGAEKAGLTKGDIIVKLDDQNIATYADLSGYINTKRPSDVVKVTYIKDGKTKTVPVTLSKNEFYSAEFKGIELENIDAADKKKFRIDYGVKIKNITNENLMQYQNELLGNIILSIDNVKATNVETVSKLLSKKDEGQSVRIEMINRNGEVFRIII; encoded by the coding sequence ATGAAAAGATTTTCAGCCTTATTTTTAGTGTCATTATTAAGTGGTGCTATTACTCTTGGTGCTTACAAGTTATTATTTGAAAGCAACAATTCTTTTTTTGGAAAAGGAAATTCTGTTGTAACTCTTGCCCCTAACTCTTACGGAAAAAACGTTGGTTTAGGAGCTGAAATACTAGATTTTACCGAAGCCGCAGACAAAACTGTCCATACCGTTGTTCACGTAAAAAATGTTTCTAGAAGAACTGTCAGCAATCCAATGCTTGAATTTTTCTACGGATACGGCGGACAGCAACAGCAAGAACAAGTAGGAACTGGTTCTGGCGTAATTATTTCTGAAGACGGATACATTGTTACGAACAATCACGTAATTAAAGATGCTACAGAAATTGAAATTACTTTAAACAATAAAAAATCCTACAAAGCAAAATTAATCGGTACAGATTCTAAAATGGATATTGCTCTTTTGAAAATCAATGCTGATGAAAAGCTTCCTTACACTGCTTTTGCAAATTCGGATAATGTAAAAGTCGGCGAATGGGTGTTGGCAGTTGGAAATCCTTATAATTTAACTTCAACTGTAACTGCAGGGATTGTATCGGCGAAAGCCAGAAATTTAGACCAAAGCGGAATCCAATCTTTCATTCAGACTGATGCTGCTGTAAACCCAGGTAATAGCGGTGGAGCGTTAGTAAATGCTAGAGGTGAATTAATCGGAATTAATACTATGATTTCTTCAATGACAGGTTCTTACGTTGGTTATTCTTTTGCAGTACCTTCAAATATTGCCAGAAAAATTATTGAGGATATTATGGAATACGGAAATGTACAAAGAGGTATTCTTGGAGTTGAAGGAGGCGAATTGAATGCAACAGCTTCTAAAGAATTAGGAGTAACAGAAACACAAGGATTCTATATTAATAGGGTTTCAAAAAATTCTGGAGCTGAAAAAGCTGGTTTAACTAAAGGTGATATCATTGTAAAATTGGATGATCAAAACATTGCCACTTACGCAGATTTATCAGGATACATTAATACAAAACGTCCGAGCGATGTTGTAAAAGTAACGTATATTAAAGACGGAAAAACTAAAACTGTTCCTGTTACTTTAAGTAAAAACGAATTTTATAGCGCTGAATTTAAAGGAATTGAATTAGAGAACATTGACGCAGCCGACAAGAAAAAGTTCAGAATTGACTATGGTGTAAAAATTAAAAACATCACCAATGAGAATTTAATGCAATATCAAAACGAATTGCTAGGAAATATTATTCTAAGCATTGACAATGTAAAAGCAACAAACGTTGAAACAGTTTCAAAACTTTTAAGCAAAAAAGACGAAGGTCAAAGCGTTCGAATTGAAATGATCAACAGAAATGGAGAGGTTTTCAGAATCATAATTTAA
- the dapF gene encoding diaminopimelate epimerase: MQIEFYKYQGTGNDFVMIDNRTNFFPKDDVKLIERLCDRRFGIGADGLILLENDTETDFRMVYYNSDGNQSSMCGNGGRCLVAFANQLGVIDDKTTFIATDGLHHASVNADSIVSLQMIDVNEIQKKDSYTFLNTGSPHHVQIVDDLEHYNVKENGAAIRYGELYGEKGSNVNFVKKVDNDTFSLRTYERGVEDETLACGTGATAVAIAMNAIGETDKTSINLNVEGGKLVVSFDKDNDGYTNVFLTGPAKFVFKGTIEI, translated from the coding sequence ATGCAAATAGAATTTTATAAATACCAAGGTACCGGAAACGATTTTGTAATGATTGACAACCGTACAAATTTCTTTCCAAAAGATGATGTGAAACTTATTGAGCGCCTGTGCGACAGACGTTTCGGGATTGGAGCAGACGGATTGATTTTACTTGAAAATGATACTGAAACTGACTTCAGAATGGTTTACTATAACTCTGATGGAAATCAAAGTTCGATGTGCGGAAACGGCGGCCGCTGTCTTGTTGCTTTTGCTAACCAATTGGGAGTGATTGATGACAAAACTACGTTTATCGCTACTGACGGGTTGCATCACGCGTCTGTGAATGCTGACTCAATTGTTTCTTTGCAAATGATCGATGTTAACGAAATTCAGAAAAAAGATTCTTATACTTTCCTAAATACCGGTTCGCCGCATCATGTTCAAATTGTAGATGATTTGGAACATTATAATGTAAAAGAAAATGGTGCCGCAATTCGTTATGGTGAATTGTATGGAGAAAAGGGAAGCAATGTCAATTTTGTTAAAAAGGTAGATAACGATACTTTTTCTTTAAGAACATATGAGAGGGGAGTTGAAGATGAAACTCTTGCCTGCGGAACTGGAGCCACAGCAGTGGCGATTGCCATGAATGCCATTGGAGAAACAGATAAAACTTCGATAAATTTAAATGTTGAAGGCGGAAAACTAGTTGTTTCTTTTGATAAAGACAATGATGGTTATACAAACGTTTTCTTGACAGGACCTGCAAAATTCGTTTTTAAAGGAACAATTGAGATTTAA
- a CDS encoding glyceraldehyde-3-phosphate dehydrogenase: MSNKSLYQKEVSLQVDRRKAGVELIKIISDLWYDKSIEMVLFKNQLLDKNVSDIINLHQYAGEFVGKPITIFDSVEIARVVLSLDLPPAKIDLGKLTYEYRLEDEKYPDARYFVIEKLKKAKSSKEIKPKDVVLYGFGRIGRLLARELMSKTGKGNQLRLRAIVTRDKNDATSLEKRASLLRYDSIHGDFQGSVIADAKNNALIINGTTVHIITANSPEEIDYTAFGINDALVIDNTGAFITEEALKRHLTSNGASKVLLTAPGKGIPNIVHGVNHNDFNPDEVNIFSAASCTTNAITPILKAVEETLGVVKGHLETIHAYTNDQNLVDNMHKKYRRGRAAALNMVITETGAGSAVAKALPTLEGKLTSNAIRVPVPNGSLVVLNLEVKKATSIAGINKIMKKYALEGELVEQIKYSLNNELVSSDIVGTSAPSIYDSNATIVSKDGKNIVLYIWYDNEYGYSHQVIRLAKYIAKVRRYTYY, from the coding sequence ATGAGTAACAAATCATTGTACCAAAAAGAGGTATCCTTACAAGTCGACCGAAGAAAAGCAGGTGTCGAATTAATCAAAATCATAAGCGACTTATGGTATGACAAATCAATCGAAATGGTTTTATTCAAGAATCAGTTACTGGATAAAAACGTTAGCGATATTATTAATCTTCATCAATATGCTGGTGAATTTGTGGGCAAACCAATCACCATTTTTGATTCGGTTGAAATCGCAAGAGTAGTTTTGTCTTTAGATCTTCCGCCAGCAAAAATAGATCTTGGAAAACTAACTTATGAGTATCGTTTAGAAGATGAAAAATATCCTGACGCGAGATATTTTGTTATTGAAAAATTGAAAAAAGCAAAATCTTCAAAAGAAATCAAACCAAAAGATGTTGTTTTATATGGCTTCGGAAGAATTGGACGTTTATTGGCAAGAGAGCTAATGTCTAAAACTGGAAAAGGAAACCAATTACGCCTAAGAGCAATTGTAACTCGTGATAAAAATGACGCAACAAGTTTAGAGAAACGAGCTTCTCTATTGCGATACGACTCAATTCACGGAGATTTTCAAGGATCTGTAATAGCCGATGCTAAAAACAATGCCTTAATTATAAACGGAACAACCGTTCACATCATTACAGCAAATTCGCCAGAAGAAATCGATTATACTGCATTTGGAATCAACGATGCTTTGGTAATTGACAATACTGGAGCATTTATTACCGAAGAAGCATTAAAAAGGCATTTAACATCAAACGGAGCGAGCAAAGTTTTGTTAACTGCTCCTGGAAAAGGTATTCCAAATATTGTGCATGGCGTTAATCATAATGATTTTAATCCAGATGAAGTAAATATTTTCTCTGCCGCATCTTGCACAACAAATGCTATTACACCTATTTTAAAAGCGGTTGAAGAAACTCTTGGAGTCGTAAAAGGACATTTGGAAACAATTCATGCCTATACAAACGACCAAAATCTAGTTGATAATATGCATAAAAAATACCGTCGCGGTAGAGCAGCGGCTTTGAATATGGTTATTACTGAAACTGGAGCTGGAAGCGCTGTAGCGAAAGCTTTACCAACGCTAGAAGGCAAATTAACTTCAAATGCTATTCGCGTTCCTGTTCCTAATGGATCTCTTGTTGTTTTAAATTTAGAAGTTAAAAAAGCAACATCGATTGCAGGAATTAATAAAATCATGAAAAAATATGCTCTTGAAGGAGAACTGGTAGAGCAGATTAAATATTCTTTAAATAACGAATTGGTTTCGTCTGACATTGTTGGGACTTCTGCCCCATCTATTTATGACAGTAATGCAACCATTGTTTCAAAAGACGGAAAAAACATTGTATTGTATATTTGGTACGATAACGAATATGGATACAGCCATCAAGTAATTCGCTTAGCAAAATATATTGCCAAAGTAAGACGTTATACTTATTATTAA